A window of Quercus robur chromosome 12, dhQueRobu3.1, whole genome shotgun sequence genomic DNA:
ACAAAAGTTCTTTGCCAATTGCCACTCACGTTTCATTTGCGCCACATAATCTACACAGTAGCCCACAAGTGCAGGTTCCATTAATTATGAACCTTAAGTGGGCCAAATAAACCCAAGGACTAAGCCCACACTTCTGAAAAAGTATattctataacattttcatttcattcaaaGCCTTGAGTTCTTTGACTTTGAAAGCCCCCTACAAGCACGGGGCCTCTTAGATACACTGATGACGttgaaaattgtcaccaatgggtcacaccgtactcgcgactcgaagcgaacctgcacgacaaaAACAATCGACGgaagtccttcagagagcaccggtgtggtgccggccaaaggctctccgacggtcaagttagaattcttctgttttgcttagagcgttagagagggtcaattaaagcgtacctcgatttctgtgggtattaggccttttatagtgataaagggttgacttttcctttttggtttccacatcttttcaatgtgggactctactcccaattcttctaaacgtggtgagcaaggattcccatttccggatcttagggtttttctgggCTACGGactgggtctcttgggccttcGTAAagatggtcccagctttgaGGCCCATcataagggcccatgatccgaaacgtccatagcccagaaaaaccctaagatccggaaatgggaatccttgctcaccacgtttagaagaattgggagtagagtcccacattgaaaagatgtggaaaccaaaaaggaaaaatcaaccctttatcactataaaaggcctaatacccacagaaatcgaggtacgctttaattgaccctctctaacgctctaagcaaaacagaagaattctaacttgaccgtcggagagcctttggccggcaccacaccggtgctctctgaaggacttcCGTCGATTGTTtttgtcgtgcaggttcgcttcgagtcgcgagtacgatgtgacccattggtgacaattttcaaCGTCATCATACACCATTCTGTAACAGTGTAGCATTGTCGTCCCTTTCCAGAGGAGTCTGAGTCCTTGTGAATAACACAGTTATTCACAGGCTAGTTGGGTTGTTTTTTTGGGGGTCCCGGGAAACACTCTCTTCCTTTACTCTCTCTCGTATCCTTATCGCCCTTCAAGCTTAGCAATGGATGACTTGTCAAAACGTTGGAAATCCCTTTCACTATCTAAGAAGGAAGGAACTAGTCTGTCCCTGAAGTCCGACCAAGCAACAAATACATTCTCCATCATAGCCAGGTTCCTTACGAAAAGACCTATAAACCTTGATGCCATTGCAAATACCTTCAACCCCTTCTGGTGAACAAGAAACGGTTTCCGGATGAAGTTCATCAAAGACCACCTTATCCTCTTCTCTTTTGACTCCAAAGAAGAGGTGGACAAAATCCTAGCAACTGAACCCTGGAGCTTTGACAAATGTATAATGGTACTCTCAAGATATGAACACTCGATTCCGATAAAGGCCTCGGACATGAACTCAGTATCCTTTTGGATACAAGTTCATGATATCCCATTGAGTTTTCGTAATAAGGAGGTGGCAGAACAGATTTGTGAGGTCATTGGTCCGGTTACCAAAATGGAGAACCCAAGTGACTATGACGGAGGCACATTTATTCGGGTCCGTGTAGTCGTGAACATCTCCCTTCCTCTATGTCGTGGTCGGCTCATCACCCTGGACAACAACGAAGTCCATTGGGTCTCCTTTAAGTACGAACGCCTCCCCAATCTATGTTATTGGTGCGGCACTCTCACACACCTGGGCAAGGACTGCGAACATTGGATAGAAAGCGAAGGCTCGCTGAACAAAGAGGAACAACACTACGGGCCATGGCTCAAGGCGGCTCCGTTCATGGCCTCCAAAAAATCCTTTCTCTCCGTCCCGGGCTTCTACGCCAGCATGAAAACTGATAAAGCTGGCTGGAAGCACACTGAAACTCATTCCCATAACCGGGATTACCCAAATACGACGGTAGGCGAAACCCCATCTACTTTGTCGCCGAAAAACGAGGAGCACTCCCAGTCACCGGAAATCATGGAACAAGACAAGAGCTCAGTCTCGATCAGTCCCCAAGATCAGCCATCAACTGACACAGATTGCATGGGGCCTCCTTTCCTAGGATCCACTCAGATGCCCACTCAACCTTTAGCCTTTAGCCAACTCATTGAAGAGATCGACGTGGACATCCATCGCTTTGACAATGCGGCCCCAGCATGCCACAACCCAAATAACTCCAACTTGGGCCGAAGCCCATTGCTAGTTAATGAACATGAAACTCCCATCGGCCCACCTACTAAGGGCCCCCTAACCAAGCCCTGTGATTCAAACCCCACCAAGGATACCAATACCACCTCCCCGACCTAAAACCTGACGAACCCAGTGAGCGACAAAAAATGGGTGCGGATGCAACGACCCACGCACATACCAGTTTAGGAGTATGTAGTGGTCTCTTTAGGAAAACGTAGTCCATCCCCTACTCTTGAATACTCCagaacccaaaaaagaagaactaCGCAAGGAGATGACTCCTCAACCCCCTCACTCGAAACGACGGTAGCTGGCAAACAACCCTGCCGATCCCGATGAGTCTACTGTTCTGGAACGTGCGTGGGCTTGGGAATCGACGCACCGTTCGGGAGCTCGAGAAGTATATTCGGGCACAAGATCCCACCACCCTCTTCCTGGGCGAGACGTGGGTGGGTGAAGCTAGGCTGATTGATTTATGCTCTAAGTTGGGATTTGATCATTATTGGGTTACACCGCAAACAAATCGCTTGGGCTGCCTAGTTCTGTACTGGAAAAACACAACAACGATTGAGGTAGTCTCCTCGTCGCCGAATCACATAGACGCTGTGGTTGGGGCTACGACGGACGAAAGGTGGCGTCTCACCGGGATTTACGGTTTCGCCGATCCAGCCAAAAAACGGGATACTTGGGCTCTCCTCCGTCAGCTTCGTATAAGTCCCCCGTTGCCGTGGCTTTGCG
This region includes:
- the LOC126708252 gene encoding uncharacterized protein LOC126708252, whose protein sequence is MNSVSFWIQVHDIPLSFRNKEVAEQICEVIGPVTKMENPSDYDGGTFIRVRVVVNISLPLCRGRLITLDNNEVHWVSFKYERLPNLCYWCGTLTHLGKDCEHWIESEGSLNKEEQHYGPWLKAAPFMASKKSFLSVPGFYASMKTDKAGWKHTETHSHNRDYPNTTVGETPSTLSPKNEEHSQSPEIMEQDKSSVSISPQDQPSTDTDCMGPPFLGSTQMPTQPLAFSQLIEEIDVDIHRFDNAAPACHNPNNSNLGRSPLLVNEHETPIGPPTKGPLTKPCDSNPTKDTNTTSPT
- the LOC126708253 gene encoding uncharacterized protein LOC126708253; amino-acid sequence: MSLLFWNVRGLGNRRTVRELEKYIRAQDPTTLFLGETWVGEARLIDLCSKLGFDHYWVTPQTNRLGCLVLYWKNTTTIEVVSSSPNHIDAVVGATTDERWRLTGIYGFADPAKKRDTWALLRQLRISPPLPWLCAGDFNEILWSHEKCGLGLRCENQMRDFHEVLDEAGLKDLGFVGKKFTWKGQRRGGLVLERLDRAVANNLWLSQNPGTKVQHLHSYSSDHLAIIVKPEGIVPRPNRPFKFEQMWLRDRGCSDTVISA